One Ooceraea biroi isolate clonal line C1 chromosome 6, Obir_v5.4, whole genome shotgun sequence genomic window carries:
- the LOC105276522 gene encoding enolase: protein MALRKIKARQIFDCKGEPTLEVDVVTDIGLFRSSVPSTVFTNPNQAREIRDENAAAYGGRSVFKAIDIVNNVIAPQLVKSKLEVSQQVEIDGLLNKLDGTENKSRLGVNSILGVSVACCKAGAAKRGLPVYRYIVELAENSQLYVPVPSFSVINGGRYAGNNLTCQDFAILPIGAESFADAVKMSTEVYRELERKIVDAQRIRGPLPVSVKGAFVPDLDSDRDALTLLDASIRDTGYEDKIKITLDMAASAFYKEGGYDLAFKTEESDPADYLEAEALRDEYLKYLSEFPAIVSIKDPFDQEDWEGWLTIANQGIQVVSDDLTAMNVERIEEAIDRNVANCLVLRMSQIGTVTEVINCARMARINDWGYIVNASCGETEDNFVADLAVGLSAGQFKAGAPCRSERMAKYNQILRIEEELGRDARYAGPKYRNPLAK, encoded by the exons ATGGCGCTCCGAAAGATCAAGGCTCGTCAGATATTCGATTGCAAAGGCGAACCGACTTTGGAAGTTGACGTAGTCACCGATATCGGTCTATTCAGATCGTCGGTACCTTCCACCGTTTTCACTAATCCAAATCAAGCGCGAGAAATCAGAGACGAGAATGCAGCGGCCTATGGCGGTCGCTCGGTATTCAAAGCCATCGATATCGTCAATAATGTGATTGCTCCGCAGCTGGTAAAATCAAAACTCGAAGTTTCCCAGCAAGTGGAGATAGACGGATTGCTGAATAAATTGGATGGCACGGAGAATAAATCGAGGCTCGGCGTCAATTCCATTCTCGGTGTCTCCGTAGCCTGCTGCAAAGCCGGAGCCGCTAAGAGGGGTCTCCCAGTTTACAG ATATATCGTCGAGTTGGCTGAAAACAGTCAATTATACGTGCCGGTACCGAGCTTCAGTGTAATCAATGGAGGACGATATGCTGGCAATAATTTAACGTGTCAGGACTTTGCGATATTGCCAATAG GTGCCGAGAGTTTTGCCGACGCCGTGAAAATGAGCACCGAAGTATATCGAGAGTTGGAGAGAAAAATTGTCGACGCTCAAAGGATACGAGGCCCGCTTCCCGTTAGCGTTAAAGGAGCCTTTGTCCCCGACTTGGACAGTGACAGAGACGCCCTGACTCTCTTGGACGCGTCCATCAGAGATACCGGCTACGAAGACAAAATTAAGATAACGCTGGATATGGCAGCGAGCGCATTTTACAAAGAAG GAGGATACGACCTAGCATTCAAGACGGAGGAGTCCGATCCTGCCGACTACCTGGAAGCCGAGGCTTTGCGCGACGAGTACCTCAAGTACCTCTCAGAATTCCCAGCGATAGTCTCGATCAAAGATCCCTTCGATCAAGAAGACTGGGAAGGTTGGTTGACAATCGCCAATCAAGGTATTCAAGTAGTCAGCGACGATCTCACCGCTATGAATGTCGAAAGAATCGAAGAGGCAATCGACAGAAATGTAGCCAATTGTCTCGTGCTGCGAATGTCGCAAATCGGCACTGTAACAGAGGTGATCAATTGCGCGAGAATGGCGAGGATCAACGATTGGGGCTACATCGTAAACGCGAGCTGTGGCGAAACGGAGGATAATTTTGTCGCCGATCTGGCGGTCGGACTTTCCGCCGGGCAATTTAAAGCCGGAGCACCTTGCAG GAGCGAGAGAATGGCCAAGTATAATCAAATACTGAGAATCGAGGAGGAACTCGGCAGAGATGCTAGATACGCCGGGCCAAAGTATCGAAATCCTCTTGCAAAGTAA
- the LOC105276518 gene encoding dolichyl-diphosphooligosaccharide--protein glycosyltransferase subunit 4: MITDVQLAVFCNILGVALFFLVFLFHYINANYSK; the protein is encoded by the coding sequence ATGATCACGGACGTACAATTGGCCGTATTCTGCAACATTTTGGGAGTTGCGCTATTTTTCTTGGTGTTTCTCTTTCACTATATAAACGCCAATTATTCGAAATAA